The Roseofilum capinflatum BLCC-M114 genome includes a region encoding these proteins:
- a CDS encoding response regulator has translation MLVVDDEPDNLDLLYRTFRREFQVSKAESGAEALKVLAAEGEVAVIISDQRMPQMKGTEFLSQTVEQYPNTMRIILTGFTDVEDLVEAINSGQVYKYITKPWDPTELKGVVDRATQTYELLKQRTEELETCQAQTLLLSTLVKLTQEPQELETALVAIAQVFAQAFDTQGCILQIVKDGALSSPVGRYSSTDAPIDLSTDPLVEEALSSGTPQYSQPTDGSIKAHLAIPIHYQQNRLALLSLQWTETYNLSEEEKTSIHTSAQLVGLLIAAMS, from the coding sequence ATGCTCGTCGTAGATGACGAACCGGATAATTTGGACTTACTTTATCGAACCTTTAGGCGTGAATTTCAGGTCTCGAAAGCTGAAAGTGGAGCTGAAGCCCTCAAGGTGTTGGCCGCAGAAGGGGAAGTGGCGGTAATTATCTCTGACCAACGGATGCCCCAAATGAAGGGTACAGAGTTCCTCAGTCAGACGGTGGAACAGTATCCGAATACCATGCGGATCATTCTGACTGGGTTTACGGATGTAGAAGATCTTGTAGAAGCCATTAATTCTGGCCAGGTCTATAAATATATAACGAAGCCTTGGGACCCGACAGAATTAAAGGGAGTGGTAGACCGAGCGACTCAAACCTATGAGCTTCTCAAACAGCGCACGGAAGAGTTAGAAACTTGTCAGGCTCAAACCTTATTGCTCTCCACCTTAGTGAAGTTAACCCAAGAACCTCAAGAACTAGAGACGGCTCTGGTGGCGATCGCCCAAGTATTTGCCCAGGCCTTTGACACCCAAGGCTGTATTCTACAAATCGTTAAAGATGGGGCCCTTAGCTCCCCTGTGGGTCGTTATAGCAGTACGGATGCTCCCATTGACTTAAGTACAGATCCCTTAGTAGAAGAAGCCCTTTCGTCAGGGACTCCCCAATATTCACAACCAACGGATGGCTCCATTAAGGCTCATCTGGCAATTCCCATCCACTATCAGCAAAACCGGTTAGCCCTACTTTCCCTGCAATGGACAGAGACTTATAACCTGAGTGAGGAAGAAAAAACCTCCATTCATACCTCGGCCCAACTGGTGGGGTTACTGATTGCCGCGATGAGTTAG
- the hisF gene encoding imidazole glycerol phosphate synthase subunit HisF: MVAKRILPCLDVRAGRVVKGINFVNLQDAGDPVELASIYNDAGADELVFLDITATHEDRDIILDVVYRTAEQVFIPLTVGGGIQSLEMIKNLLRAGADKVSINSSAVRDPDLVNRASDRFGNQCIVVAIDAKRRDDPGNPGWDVYVRGGRENTGLDALSWAKDVAARGAGEILLTSMDADGTQAGYDLVLTRTIAEAVEIPVIASGGAGTCEHIHEALTDGKAEAALLASLLHYGQLSVAQIKEHLAAQGLKIRQPMG; encoded by the coding sequence ATGGTTGCTAAACGGATTTTACCCTGTCTGGATGTGAGGGCAGGGCGAGTGGTGAAAGGAATTAATTTTGTTAACCTTCAGGATGCGGGCGATCCGGTGGAGTTGGCTTCGATCTACAATGATGCGGGGGCTGATGAGTTGGTGTTTCTGGATATTACAGCCACTCATGAAGACCGGGATATTATTCTGGATGTGGTTTACCGGACGGCCGAGCAGGTGTTTATTCCTCTGACGGTGGGTGGAGGAATTCAATCCTTAGAAATGATTAAAAATTTGTTAAGGGCCGGGGCGGATAAGGTGAGTATCAACTCCTCAGCAGTTCGAGACCCGGATTTGGTGAATCGGGCCAGCGATCGCTTTGGGAATCAGTGTATTGTAGTAGCGATTGATGCAAAAAGACGCGACGATCCTGGGAATCCGGGATGGGATGTTTATGTGCGCGGGGGACGAGAGAATACTGGACTTGATGCCCTCTCCTGGGCGAAGGATGTGGCCGCTCGCGGAGCTGGAGAAATTTTGCTCACAAGCATGGATGCCGATGGCACTCAAGCCGGTTACGATCTGGTGCTAACCCGTACGATTGCTGAAGCGGTGGAAATTCCGGTGATTGCTTCTGGGGGGGCGGGAACCTGCGAACATATCCATGAAGCGTTAACGGACGGCAAGGCTGAAGCGGCTCTTTTAGCCTCCTTATTGCACTACGGTCAACTGTCCGTTGCTCAAATTAAGGAGCATTTGGCCGCCCAAGGTTTGAAGATTAGACAGCCAATGGGGTGA